One window from the genome of Deltaproteobacteria bacterium encodes:
- a CDS encoding ornithine--oxo-acid transaminase, which yields MKSADYIDLENRYGAHNYKPLDVVLSRGERVWVWDVDGRKYLDCLSSYSAVNQGHCHPKILQTMIDQSRQLTLTSRAFRNDQLGLFYQELCDLTNSHKVLPMNSGAEAVETVIKTVRKWGYNVKGVPEDRAEIIVCENNFHGRTITIVGFSTDENSRAGFGPFTPGFKIIPFGDASALEAAITPNTVGFLVEPIQGEAGVMIPPAGYLKKAKAICEKHDVVLILDEIQTGLGRTGKMLAEEHDGIEADLTLVGKALSGGFYPVSAVLSNTEVMDVLQPGEHGSTFGGNPLACAIARTALKVLIEEGMIENAAENGRYFLQGLKQIANPTIREIRGKGLFIGMELSPEAGGARRYCEKLKAKGLLCKETHDHIIRFAPPLVITREEVDWALERIAAVLA from the coding sequence ATGAAAAGTGCGGATTACATCGATTTGGAAAACAGGTACGGTGCTCATAATTACAAACCGCTGGATGTGGTTTTGTCCCGCGGCGAAAGGGTCTGGGTGTGGGATGTGGACGGCCGGAAATACCTGGACTGCCTTTCCTCCTATTCCGCCGTAAACCAGGGACACTGCCACCCGAAAATCCTGCAGACGATGATCGATCAGTCACGACAGTTGACGCTGACATCCAGGGCGTTTCGCAACGACCAGCTGGGATTGTTTTATCAGGAACTGTGCGATCTCACGAACTCCCACAAGGTGCTGCCCATGAACAGCGGGGCCGAGGCCGTGGAAACGGTGATCAAGACCGTGCGCAAGTGGGGATACAATGTCAAGGGGGTTCCGGAGGACCGCGCCGAAATCATCGTCTGCGAAAACAACTTTCACGGCCGCACCATCACCATCGTCGGGTTCAGCACGGATGAGAATTCGCGGGCGGGATTCGGACCGTTTACACCCGGTTTCAAAATAATCCCCTTTGGGGATGCCTCCGCCCTGGAAGCGGCGATCACACCCAACACCGTCGGCTTTCTGGTGGAACCGATTCAGGGGGAAGCCGGCGTGATGATCCCTCCGGCGGGTTACCTGAAAAAAGCCAAAGCCATCTGCGAAAAACACGATGTGGTCCTGATCCTGGATGAAATTCAGACCGGGCTGGGTCGCACGGGCAAGATGCTGGCGGAAGAGCACGACGGCATCGAAGCCGATTTGACGCTGGTCGGCAAGGCGCTTTCCGGAGGGTTCTACCCGGTGTCCGCTGTATTGTCCAACACCGAAGTGATGGACGTGCTGCAGCCGGGCGAACACGGCAGCACCTTCGGCGGGAACCCCCTGGCCTGCGCGATAGCCCGAACGGCATTGAAGGTCCTGATCGAAGAGGGGATGATCGAAAACGCCGCCGAAAATGGACGCTATTTCCTGCAGGGTTTGAAACAGATCGCCAACCCGACGATCAGGGAAATCCGCGGCAAAGGTCTGTTTATCGGCATGGAACTGTCACCCGAAGCCGGAGGTGCCCGCCGGTATTGCGAAAAGCTGAAAGCCAAGGGCCTGCTTTGCAAGGAGACCCACGACCACATCATCCGGTTTGCGCCGCCGCTGGTCATCACCAGGGAAGAGGTCGACTGGGCGCTGGAAAGAATCGCCGCCGTTCTGGCATGA
- a CDS encoding M48 family metallopeptidase, with the protein MNLIAIIILLTIVLDLSLHLISDILNLKTLRSDVPGPFRGIFDPDRYKESQAYLKVNTRFGWVSTAFNTLVMLVFWFGGGFGMLDDWVHALNRGPVVDGLVYIGTLALAYGILAQPFSLYATFVIEERFGFNKTTLKTYAADLAKGLVLAILLGGPLLAGILAFFQYAGRAAWLYCWGAVTLYTLFIQFIAPTWILPLFNKFSPLEEGELRDRIFAYARSIRFPLQNVFVMDGSKRSGKSNAFFTGFGKNKRIVLFDTLVEQHTVDELLAVLAHEMGHYKKKHILQGMLLSVIQTGIMFFMLSFFISYKGLFTAFFLERTPVYAGLVFFGMLYSPIDFFLGILSQMLSRKNEYQADRFSVKTTRDPSAMVNALKKLAVHNLSNLLPHPFYVFLNYSHPPVLKRVEAIERIRID; encoded by the coding sequence ATGAATCTCATTGCCATCATCATCCTGCTGACCATCGTGCTGGATCTGTCGCTCCATCTTATTTCCGACATCCTGAATCTCAAAACCCTCAGAAGCGACGTTCCCGGACCCTTCAGGGGAATTTTCGACCCGGATCGGTACAAGGAGTCCCAGGCCTACCTCAAAGTCAACACCCGCTTCGGCTGGGTGTCCACCGCTTTCAATACGCTGGTCATGCTCGTTTTCTGGTTCGGCGGCGGCTTCGGGATGCTGGACGATTGGGTGCATGCATTGAACCGGGGGCCGGTGGTGGACGGCCTCGTGTACATCGGCACGCTGGCGCTGGCCTACGGCATTCTCGCGCAGCCTTTCTCCCTCTATGCCACCTTCGTGATCGAGGAACGCTTCGGTTTCAACAAAACCACGCTCAAAACCTACGCCGCGGACCTTGCCAAAGGGCTGGTGCTGGCAATCCTTCTCGGGGGCCCCCTTCTGGCCGGTATCCTGGCCTTCTTTCAATATGCCGGCAGGGCCGCCTGGCTGTACTGCTGGGGGGCGGTCACCCTGTACACGCTCTTCATTCAGTTTATCGCCCCCACCTGGATCCTGCCGTTGTTCAACAAGTTTAGCCCGCTCGAGGAGGGCGAACTCCGGGACCGCATCTTCGCCTATGCCCGGTCGATCCGCTTTCCACTGCAGAATGTGTTTGTCATGGACGGGTCCAAGCGCTCGGGAAAATCCAACGCCTTTTTCACGGGGTTCGGGAAAAACAAGCGCATCGTGCTGTTCGACACCCTGGTCGAGCAGCATACGGTCGATGAGCTCCTGGCGGTGCTGGCCCACGAAATGGGGCACTACAAGAAAAAACACATCCTCCAGGGGATGCTCCTTAGCGTGATTCAAACCGGCATCATGTTTTTCATGCTCTCCTTTTTCATTTCCTACAAAGGCCTGTTCACCGCCTTCTTCCTGGAACGGACGCCGGTCTACGCGGGACTGGTGTTTTTCGGGATGCTCTATTCACCCATCGATTTTTTCCTGGGAATCCTGTCCCAGATGCTTTCGAGAAAGAATGAATACCAGGCCGATCGTTTTTCCGTAAAAACCACCCGCGACCCCTCCGCCATGGTAAACGCCTTGAAAAAACTGGCCGTCCACAACCTGTCCAACCTCCTGCCCCACCCCTTTTACGTGTTTTTGAACTACTCCCACCCGCCGGTGCTCAAACGCGTAGAGGCGATCGAACGCATCCGTATAGATTAA
- a CDS encoding MFS transporter — translation MTGSRSGGLYYGFVIVSVCFLLQAVGWGIFNSLGVFFKPLMDEFAWPRSLVASTTSAGLLIAGINAMLLGRLSDKYGPRMTMAVSGLFLGCGFILMFRVTSIWHMYLYMSLMVGIGVSGTDVVLLSTTTRWFVKYRGMMVGIVKVGTGVGMLTMALLMNYLIGAFGWRLAFVVLGVACLVAYTLGAQLLVRDPGKKGVVVYGGGVAGAPENGDVEAGVTLNAALRSVQFWLIGGAFFIVLFCTATILIHVVPHAIDLGVSPSDAARVLATVGALSIAGRFGMGVAGDRIGNRNALITCFGLLTTGTVWLQFADELWMLYLFAGVQGFAHGGFFALIAPLLADYFGTRSQGAILGIVIFIANLGSAIGPVLAGYVFDVSGSYRVFFMLLTVLSVAGLSGAWVLRPVTH, via the coding sequence TTGACCGGATCCAGATCAGGGGGGCTATATTACGGCTTTGTCATCGTCTCGGTGTGCTTTTTGTTGCAGGCGGTGGGGTGGGGCATCTTCAACAGTCTGGGCGTCTTTTTCAAACCGCTGATGGACGAATTCGCCTGGCCGCGCTCACTGGTGGCCAGCACGACATCGGCGGGGCTGCTGATCGCCGGGATCAATGCCATGTTGCTGGGGCGCCTGAGCGACAAATACGGCCCCCGGATGACCATGGCCGTCAGCGGCCTTTTCCTGGGTTGCGGCTTCATCCTCATGTTTCGGGTTACCTCTATCTGGCACATGTACCTTTACATGAGCCTGATGGTGGGCATCGGTGTCAGCGGCACGGATGTCGTGCTTTTGTCGACAACTACTCGCTGGTTCGTCAAATACCGGGGGATGATGGTCGGCATCGTCAAGGTCGGAACCGGCGTCGGGATGCTGACCATGGCGCTGCTGATGAATTACCTGATCGGCGCTTTCGGTTGGCGCCTGGCCTTTGTCGTTCTGGGCGTCGCCTGTCTGGTCGCCTATACGCTGGGGGCCCAGCTTCTGGTAAGGGACCCCGGCAAAAAGGGGGTGGTCGTTTACGGCGGCGGGGTGGCGGGCGCGCCGGAGAACGGCGATGTCGAGGCAGGGGTCACCTTGAATGCGGCCCTTCGCAGCGTCCAGTTCTGGCTGATCGGGGGGGCTTTTTTTATCGTCCTTTTTTGTACGGCCACCATTCTGATCCATGTGGTGCCGCATGCCATCGATCTGGGTGTTTCGCCATCCGACGCGGCCAGGGTCCTGGCAACGGTGGGCGCCTTGAGTATTGCCGGTCGCTTTGGCATGGGCGTTGCCGGCGACCGGATCGGCAATCGCAATGCGCTGATCACCTGCTTCGGGCTGCTGACCACGGGAACCGTCTGGCTGCAGTTTGCAGACGAGCTGTGGATGCTGTATCTGTTTGCAGGTGTTCAGGGCTTTGCCCACGGCGGGTTTTTCGCCCTGATCGCCCCCCTTCTGGCGGACTATTTCGGTACACGCTCCCAGGGCGCTATCCTGGGAATCGTGATATTCATTGCCAACCTCGGCAGCGCCATCGGCCCGGTGCTGGCGGGATACGTTTTCGACGTGTCCGGCAGCTACCGGGTATTCTTCATGCTGCTCACCGTTTTGAGTGTGGCGGGATTGAGCGGGGCATGGGTGCTCAGACCCGTAACACACTGA
- a CDS encoding FadR family transcriptional regulator, whose product MNTNTMHRKLYEHLEEAIGLRIIKGEYTAGATLPNEDALCAEFGVSRGVVREAVKVLQKKGLVRPRPKIGTQIQPEAQWNLFDADLLVWKLSIGNPLQFLRKVTEVRGIIESEASTLSAGRAAAEEVDDIRIRFDRLDASLNDEGTFDYEDYLEADMAFHAAILEASHNELLAQIGRTMNHAIRTARQEDVHDIGTILIYHPFHAAIMEAIARRQPEAAGKASREMFALLCEEMSRDAA is encoded by the coding sequence ATGAACACCAACACCATGCACCGCAAGCTTTACGAACACCTCGAGGAAGCCATCGGCCTGAGAATCATCAAGGGTGAGTACACGGCCGGGGCCACATTGCCCAATGAGGATGCACTCTGCGCGGAATTCGGCGTCAGTCGGGGGGTGGTCCGGGAAGCCGTCAAGGTGCTGCAGAAAAAGGGCCTCGTGCGGCCGCGGCCCAAAATCGGCACCCAGATTCAACCGGAAGCCCAGTGGAATCTGTTCGATGCGGATCTCCTGGTTTGGAAATTGAGCATCGGAAATCCGTTGCAGTTTCTTCGCAAAGTGACGGAGGTCAGGGGAATCATCGAATCCGAGGCGTCCACCTTGTCGGCCGGGCGTGCCGCCGCGGAAGAGGTCGATGACATTAGAATCCGCTTCGATCGGCTGGACGCCTCACTGAACGATGAAGGGACTTTCGATTACGAGGACTATCTCGAGGCCGACATGGCCTTTCACGCGGCCATTCTGGAGGCCTCCCACAATGAACTGCTGGCGCAAATCGGACGCACCATGAACCATGCCATTCGAACGGCGAGGCAGGAAGACGTTCACGACATCGGCACGATATTGATCTACCATCCGTTTCACGCCGCCATCATGGAAGCGATCGCCCGCAGGCAACCGGAAGCGGCCGGCAAAGCTTCCCGCGAAATGTTCGCCCTGTTGTGTGAAGAGATGTCGCGGGACGCGGCGTGA
- a CDS encoding cyclic 2,3-diphosphoglycerate synthase, whose product MKMETVIIMGAAGRDFHNFNVYFRDNRRYNVIGFTATQIPDIEGRRYPPELAGDLYPDGIPVYSDANLSKLIKENQVDLVSFSYSDVPHTEVMHKASIVTAAGADFIIIGAPYTMLTSSRQIVSVCAVRTGCGKSQTSREVVRIAREMGKKVVAVRHPMPYGDLTKQVAQRFATYEDFKKHACTIEEREEYEPIVTMGAVVYAGIDYEKILREAEKEADVIVWDGGNNDTPFFKPDLHIVVFDPHRAGHEIAYHPGETNMLMADVAIINKVDSAPPENVEKVRKNITANNPRARILMAESKVTAEDPGRIEGKRVLVVEDGPTLTHGEMAYGAGVIAARRFGASELVDPRPYLTGSLQAVFQSYPGIGTLLPAMGYSPRQVKDLENTINHTECDLVLVATPIDLTKLIEVDKPTVRIRYEYKDAGDPTLEAVLKEHLM is encoded by the coding sequence ATGAAAATGGAAACCGTTATTATCATGGGCGCCGCGGGTCGCGATTTTCACAATTTCAATGTCTATTTCAGGGATAACCGGAGATACAACGTCATCGGGTTTACGGCCACTCAGATTCCGGATATCGAAGGCAGGCGATATCCGCCCGAACTGGCGGGAGACTTGTACCCCGACGGCATACCGGTCTATTCCGACGCCAACCTGTCCAAATTGATCAAAGAGAACCAGGTGGACCTTGTCTCTTTTTCCTACAGCGACGTACCGCACACGGAGGTGATGCACAAAGCATCCATCGTCACGGCCGCCGGCGCCGATTTTATCATCATCGGCGCCCCCTACACCATGCTGACATCCAGCCGGCAGATCGTCTCGGTTTGTGCCGTCCGGACGGGATGCGGCAAGTCGCAAACCAGCCGCGAAGTGGTCAGGATCGCCCGGGAAATGGGAAAAAAGGTTGTTGCCGTCCGCCATCCCATGCCCTATGGCGATCTCACCAAACAGGTGGCCCAGCGCTTTGCAACCTACGAAGATTTTAAGAAACATGCCTGCACCATCGAAGAGAGAGAGGAATATGAACCCATCGTGACAATGGGCGCCGTGGTCTATGCCGGCATCGACTATGAAAAGATTCTCCGGGAAGCGGAAAAAGAGGCCGATGTGATTGTCTGGGACGGCGGCAATAACGACACGCCCTTTTTCAAACCGGACCTGCACATCGTCGTTTTTGATCCGCACCGTGCCGGGCACGAAATCGCTTACCATCCTGGCGAAACCAACATGCTCATGGCCGACGTGGCCATTATCAACAAGGTCGACAGCGCGCCCCCTGAAAATGTCGAAAAGGTGCGGAAAAACATCACGGCCAACAATCCCCGGGCCAGGATCTTGATGGCCGAATCGAAGGTAACCGCCGAAGACCCAGGCCGGATAGAGGGTAAACGGGTGCTCGTTGTGGAAGACGGCCCCACGCTGACCCATGGCGAGATGGCGTACGGCGCCGGTGTCATCGCCGCCCGGCGCTTCGGAGCGTCGGAACTGGTCGACCCGCGTCCCTATCTGACCGGAAGCCTGCAGGCGGTTTTTCAATCCTACCCGGGTATCGGCACCCTGCTGCCGGCCATGGGATATAGTCCCCGGCAGGTCAAGGACCTGGAAAACACCATCAATCATACGGAATGCGACCTGGTGTTGGTGGCGACCCCCATCGATCTGACCAAGCTGATTGAGGTCGACAAACCGACCGTTCGGATTCGCTACGAGTACAAAGATGCCGGTGATCCCACCCTGGAGGCTGTTTTAAAAGAGCACCTGATGTAG
- a CDS encoding ABC transporter ATP-binding protein has product MIQIKDLNVELPSFSLAHIDLEVALGQFFVLLGPTGAGKTLILESIAGLLPITHGEIWINGSDVTRLAPEQRGIGIVYQDSALFPHLNVRANIEFGLRYRKTNPKKIQERFDQLVVSLGLDHLLQRSVTHLSGGEQQRVALARALVVEPKVLLLDEPLSALDPNFREEIRDILKQLHAETGISVLMVTHDFGEARYLAQRISIIDQGRLQQTGNADDIFHRPETPFVARFVGMHNIYPATFDGPVAHLEKDTLWLASPAASGTGHVAFRPEDVKLKVATHEAGTHGNGKENSLPAVVASVVHQGVFSDVRLRSKTRQLRAIAPTSQVVQMNLSPGMPVCCAIAPRSLHVMR; this is encoded by the coding sequence GTGATTCAAATAAAAGATCTGAACGTTGAACTCCCCAGCTTTTCCCTTGCGCATATCGATCTCGAGGTGGCGCTAGGCCAGTTTTTCGTTCTGCTGGGCCCCACCGGTGCCGGAAAAACCCTGATCCTGGAATCCATTGCCGGTCTTCTGCCCATCACCCATGGAGAAATCTGGATCAACGGCAGCGACGTCACCCGTCTGGCCCCTGAACAGCGCGGCATCGGGATTGTCTATCAGGACAGCGCGCTGTTTCCCCACTTGAATGTCCGGGCCAACATCGAATTCGGGCTTCGATACCGAAAAACAAACCCAAAAAAGATTCAGGAACGGTTCGATCAACTGGTGGTTTCGCTCGGGCTCGACCATCTGCTGCAACGATCCGTGACCCACCTGAGCGGGGGCGAGCAGCAGCGGGTGGCCCTGGCCCGTGCCCTGGTGGTCGAACCCAAGGTCCTATTGCTGGACGAACCCCTGTCGGCCCTGGACCCCAATTTCAGAGAAGAAATCCGTGACATTCTCAAACAGCTGCATGCGGAAACCGGCATATCGGTCCTGATGGTCACCCACGACTTCGGCGAAGCCCGTTATTTGGCCCAGCGAATTTCCATCATCGACCAGGGCCGTCTCCAGCAGACCGGAAACGCCGATGATATTTTTCATCGCCCGGAAACACCGTTTGTAGCCCGCTTCGTCGGCATGCACAACATCTATCCAGCCACGTTTGACGGCCCGGTTGCCCACCTGGAAAAAGACACCCTTTGGTTGGCGTCGCCAGCTGCCTCGGGGACCGGTCATGTGGCCTTTCGCCCCGAGGATGTCAAATTGAAGGTGGCAACCCATGAGGCCGGTACCCATGGGAATGGCAAAGAAAACAGCCTGCCGGCTGTGGTTGCATCCGTCGTGCATCAAGGAGTTTTCAGTGATGTGCGTCTTCGATCGAAAACCCGCCAACTCAGAGCCATTGCGCCTACCAGTCAGGTCGTTCAAATGAACCTCTCGCCCGGCATGCCTGTTTGCTGCGCTATCGCACCTCGAAGCCTGCACGTGATGCGCTGA
- a CDS encoding ABC transporter permease: MRLSRPDPFIGLAAACSLLILAFILLPLVEMITQPTAADMAAAARDSDAVRAIWLSMSTSLTAGIIALVLGTPFAYLLARRSFPGKKLVESAVDLPIMIPHPVIGIALLSLAGKNHWLGRTMAEAGIRFMGTTTGIVAVMLFVGLPFFINAAKAGFEGVPVRMEKVGRSLGATPAGAFFRITLPLTWRSIVVGVIMCMARAISEFGAIVIVAYHPMVAPVMIYERFTAYGLKYSQPVAVWLILVCLLLFLLLRLFARPAKG, encoded by the coding sequence ATGCGTCTTTCCCGACCCGATCCGTTCATCGGTCTGGCTGCCGCCTGCAGCCTATTGATCCTGGCATTCATTCTGCTGCCCCTGGTTGAAATGATCACCCAACCCACGGCAGCCGACATGGCCGCGGCCGCCCGTGACAGTGATGCTGTGCGCGCCATCTGGCTGAGCATGTCGACATCGCTGACCGCCGGCATCATCGCACTGGTGCTGGGAACCCCTTTTGCCTACCTCCTGGCCCGGCGCAGCTTTCCAGGAAAAAAACTGGTGGAAAGTGCCGTTGACCTGCCCATCATGATCCCCCACCCCGTCATCGGGATCGCCCTGTTGAGTCTTGCCGGAAAAAACCATTGGCTGGGACGGACAATGGCCGAAGCCGGCATTCGTTTCATGGGCACGACCACCGGCATCGTTGCCGTCATGCTGTTTGTGGGGCTGCCCTTTTTCATCAATGCGGCCAAGGCAGGTTTTGAAGGGGTGCCCGTACGGATGGAAAAGGTCGGCCGCAGCCTGGGGGCCACTCCAGCCGGTGCATTTTTTCGGATCACGCTGCCCCTGACCTGGCGCAGCATCGTGGTGGGGGTCATCATGTGCATGGCCCGAGCCATCAGCGAGTTCGGCGCCATCGTCATCGTGGCCTACCACCCCATGGTAGCCCCGGTGATGATCTACGAACGTTTTACGGCCTATGGCCTGAAATATTCTCAACCGGTGGCGGTTTGGCTGATTTTGGTCTGCCTGTTGCTCTTTTTGTTGCTGCGGCTGTTTGCCCGGCCGGCCAAAGGATAG
- the wtpA gene encoding tungstate ABC transporter substrate-binding protein WtpA, translating into MKRFQWRLSILITLLLLAVAGTAAAKEKIIIFHAGSLSVPFAKMEKVFEAQHPNVDILREAGGSTKMARMISEVGKTADIMAAADYKVIDKTLIPKFAEWNIRFASNQLVLCYTDQSKYAGEINAGNWMDILARKGVIWGHSDPNLDPCGYRSLMVLQLAEKFYDKPGLYDRLIANRPKANVRPKSVELVSLLKTGNMDYAWEYLSVAVQHGLKFVKLDDHINLGNSKYDAFYKQAKVEVSGKAPGTTITRTGKSCTYGLTLVNAAPNKKGAVMFLEYLLAPDGGLKVLEDMGQPPFIPCRVPTEQVKASLPAGLQALVEIRK; encoded by the coding sequence ATGAAACGGTTTCAATGGCGCTTGAGTATCCTGATCACCTTACTGTTACTGGCGGTAGCCGGGACAGCCGCGGCCAAGGAGAAAATCATCATCTTCCACGCCGGCAGCCTGAGCGTGCCTTTTGCCAAGATGGAAAAAGTGTTCGAAGCCCAACACCCGAACGTCGACATCCTGCGCGAAGCCGGCGGAAGCACCAAAATGGCGCGTATGATTTCGGAGGTAGGCAAAACGGCGGACATCATGGCCGCGGCCGACTACAAGGTCATCGACAAAACCCTGATTCCCAAGTTTGCCGAGTGGAATATCCGCTTTGCCAGCAACCAGCTCGTGCTCTGCTATACCGATCAGAGCAAATATGCCGGCGAGATCAATGCCGGGAATTGGATGGACATCCTCGCGCGTAAAGGCGTCATCTGGGGCCACTCCGACCCGAATCTGGACCCCTGTGGCTACCGCAGCCTCATGGTGCTTCAGCTGGCCGAAAAATTTTACGACAAGCCCGGGCTGTACGACCGTCTGATCGCCAACCGGCCCAAGGCCAACGTGCGCCCGAAATCGGTAGAGCTCGTGTCGCTGCTCAAAACCGGCAACATGGATTATGCCTGGGAATACCTGTCGGTGGCGGTGCAGCATGGGCTGAAGTTCGTCAAGCTGGACGATCACATCAACCTGGGCAACTCCAAGTATGACGCCTTCTACAAACAGGCCAAGGTGGAAGTCAGCGGCAAAGCCCCCGGCACCACCATCACGCGCACCGGCAAATCCTGTACCTACGGCCTTACCCTGGTCAACGCAGCCCCCAATAAAAAAGGGGCGGTGATGTTCCTGGAGTATCTTCTGGCGCCGGACGGCGGCCTCAAGGTTCTGGAGGATATGGGCCAACCGCCCTTCATCCCCTGCCGGGTCCCCACTGAACAGGTGAAAGCGAGTCTGCCGGCCGGTCTGCAGGCGCTGGTGGAAATCCGGAAATAG
- a CDS encoding carbamate kinase — MQQPVKKKPILLIALGGNALIRKGQEGTIEQQFGNLTVPIRQCARLSRNYRIVITHGNGPQVGNLLLQQECCDAVPKLPLEILVAQTEGQIGYMIESTLDGELMALGVGFQPLVSLLTYVVVGSDDPAFKTPSKPIGPSFSPEEASRLDYPVVETPKGYRRVVASPRPVTIIEKREIRKLIEMDFIVICCGGGGIPVIRKGRSFSGVDAVIDKDLASALLAEEIGADIFLIATDVEGVMLNHNTKKQRLLPGMTPEEAALYEKEGHFPSGSMGPKVAAAVQFVNRTRRRAVITSIHAIEAAVGGLAGTAFTPALRKYPGP, encoded by the coding sequence ATGCAACAGCCTGTGAAAAAAAAGCCGATCCTGTTAATTGCGCTGGGCGGCAATGCCCTGATCCGCAAGGGACAGGAAGGAACCATCGAGCAGCAGTTCGGGAACCTGACGGTTCCCATCAGGCAATGTGCCCGGCTCTCCAGGAACTACCGCATCGTCATCACCCACGGCAACGGTCCCCAGGTGGGCAATCTCTTGCTGCAGCAGGAATGCTGTGACGCGGTACCGAAGCTGCCGTTGGAAATCCTCGTCGCCCAGACCGAAGGTCAGATCGGCTATATGATCGAGTCCACCCTGGATGGAGAACTGATGGCACTGGGGGTCGGGTTTCAACCCCTCGTCAGCCTGCTGACCTACGTTGTCGTGGGCAGCGATGACCCGGCGTTCAAAACCCCCTCCAAGCCCATCGGCCCCTCTTTTTCACCGGAGGAAGCCTCCCGGCTCGACTACCCCGTGGTGGAAACGCCCAAAGGGTATCGGCGCGTGGTGGCATCCCCCAGGCCCGTGACCATCATCGAAAAACGCGAAATCAGAAAACTGATCGAAATGGACTTCATCGTCATCTGCTGCGGGGGCGGCGGCATCCCCGTCATCCGCAAAGGGCGGTCGTTCAGCGGCGTGGATGCGGTGATCGACAAGGACCTTGCCAGTGCCCTGCTGGCCGAAGAGATCGGGGCGGATATCTTCCTTATCGCTACGGATGTCGAGGGGGTCATGCTGAACCACAACACGAAAAAGCAACGACTGCTTCCCGGAATGACACCGGAAGAAGCCGCCCTCTACGAAAAAGAGGGTCATTTCCCATCCGGGTCCATGGGGCCCAAGGTCGCAGCGGCCGTTCAATTTGTCAACCGCACCCGCAGGCGGGCGGTCATCACGTCGATTCATGCGATTGAAGCAGCGGTCGGGGGGCTGGCGGGCACAGCATTTACCCCGGCGTTGCGTAAATACCCGGGCCCATAG
- a CDS encoding adenylate/guanylate cyclase domain-containing protein: QWQVTRMDITAAEYGRGILIFSLALFVIFFLGSGVLNRLISRSIADPVNAIMASINAVKAGNFNTRIPVVSSDEVGALGDAANDMIRGLSERELLRDAFGKYVAPEVRDEILSGRTPLDGELRYVTVLFADIRDFTPMTESQDPKRVVKILNSYFATMAAAIKAQSGLVLQYLGDEIYAVFGAPVHIDSHPAKAFRAALDMKKRLATLNRDFQEKGWPQLRHGIGIHTGEAVVANIGSPERLSYLLVGDTVNLASRLQSLTRDIGCEVLFSEATFQYLGAKDMADAAVKPVPPMHVKGKRLPVACYKIS, from the coding sequence CAGTGGCAGGTTACGCGGATGGACATCACGGCCGCTGAATACGGCCGCGGCATCCTGATTTTTTCGCTGGCGCTGTTCGTGATTTTTTTCCTGGGGTCCGGCGTGTTGAACCGGTTGATCAGCCGGTCGATTGCCGATCCGGTCAACGCCATCATGGCATCCATCAACGCGGTCAAGGCCGGAAATTTCAACACCCGGATACCGGTGGTGAGCAGTGACGAGGTGGGCGCCCTGGGGGATGCCGCCAACGACATGATCCGGGGTCTTTCCGAAAGGGAGCTTTTGCGGGATGCCTTCGGCAAATACGTGGCCCCGGAAGTCCGGGATGAAATATTGAGCGGACGCACCCCCCTTGACGGTGAGTTGCGATACGTCACGGTGCTGTTTGCGGACATCCGGGATTTTACGCCCATGACCGAGTCTCAGGACCCCAAGCGAGTCGTCAAAATATTGAACAGCTATTTTGCGACCATGGCCGCGGCGATCAAGGCGCAGTCCGGCCTGGTATTGCAGTATCTGGGGGATGAGATCTATGCCGTGTTCGGTGCGCCGGTGCATATCGACAGCCATCCGGCCAAAGCCTTCAGGGCCGCCTTGGATATGAAAAAGCGGCTGGCAACGCTCAACCGTGATTTTCAGGAAAAGGGCTGGCCGCAACTCAGACACGGCATCGGCATTCACACGGGTGAGGCCGTGGTTGCCAACATCGGCAGCCCCGAGCGTTTGTCCTACCTGCTGGTGGGCGACACGGTCAACCTGGCTTCCAGGCTGCAATCCCTGACCAGGGATATCGGCTGCGAAGTCCTTTTTTCAGAGGCCACCTTCCAGTATCTCGGTGCTAAGGACATGGCTGACGCAGCCGTCAAACCCGTTCCCCCCATGCACGTCAAAGGCAAGCGTCTGCCGGTTGCCTGCTACAAAATTAGTTAA